GGACGCCGGGCAGAGCGTCATCGCCTGGACGCGCCAGCTGTACCAAGTGGGCACGACCGCCGAGTTCCAGGCCGTCGCCACCGCCGTCCTCGGCGACGGACACAGCGCCGTGAGCGAGCTGCACCAGTTCCTGGAGACGGCCGCCGAGTGGTGCGAGCGCAACCACGAGCCGAAGATCGCCGAACGGTACCGCCAGCACGCCGAGCAGCTGTCCGAACTCGGAGACCAGCTCAGCTACTTGACCGACGACCACCTCGCCGACACCTACCGGCGCACATACCCGTCGGCACCGGCACAGCCCACGAGCGGCCCCGCGGCGGCACCCGCGCCACCGGCCGCGCCCGCACGCCGCTCCTCACGCTGACCCGCCCCGTCGACAGGAAGATTCTCTGTCCAGTCGTTCTGTCATCGCCCGCCCCACCGCCACCGGCTACGCCGGGACGTACGTCCACTGGGACGGCTACCCCAGCCATCACCTGCCGCTGCTGCTCGCCGCGCACCAGCACCGTTTCGCCGGCGACACCGAGGCCCTGGCCGCGTACCTCATCGACGACGCGCCAGAAGGCTGGTCCTCCCTCGGCACCGACCTCCTCGACGGAGCCCCCGAGGCCCTGCGCCAGCAACTCGCCGCCGGCCGACGATCGCGGCAAGCGCTACCCGGCCCACCCGACCCAGCCACCACTGATCTACACGGAGCGGACGGCGTCCCGGCTGAACTGGGGCTACGTCCTGCACCCGCACGGCATCGAAGTGATCGCCCTGCAGGCGTATGACCGCGGCCCTGTCGTCGCGTGGGACACCGACCCGCGCAGCCGCATCCGTGCCGACCCGGGCGTATGGCATCCGGATTCCCGGGCCCCGATCGTCCCGCCGCGCACCAGCCCGCGCCTGTCCACTACCGCGTTCGCGTCCGCGCCGGCGCCGACGCCCCGCAAGGCCGCCCGCCGCTAGCCCCGGCAGCCCCGTCCCCGACCGACGCCCGCCCGGAGAACCCTCTGTCCTCGTACACCCGCCCGAAGATCACCGTGGTCATCGCCACCCAACTCCGCCCGGACCGCCTTGCATTCCTCGCGGCCATGCATGCCAGCCTGTGCCGGCAGAGCGTCCCGTGGGAGGCCATCGTCGCCCTCGATGGCGCCGACCCCGCCCGGCTTCCCGCCGCCCTTGCCGCCGACGCCCGCGTCCGCGTCCTCGCCCTGCCGCGCCCGGTCGGTGCGGCCTGCGCGAGGAATCTGGCGCTCAATGAGGTGCGTACCGAGTACGTCAACTGGGCCGATGACGATGACGAGTTCACCGACTGGGCCATGGCACTGCGCCTGCACACCCTGGAGCAGACCGGGGTGGGCTGGTGCGCCGGATACAGCCAGGACCTGCACGAGGACGGTGCCACGACCCTGTGGCGGTGCCCGACGCCGCCGGGCCGGCACGAGGCCGGCGACGTCTGGCGGTACTGGAAGGACCCGGCCGACACCATCCCGCTCGGCCCCACCACCCTGTTGGCCCGCACCGACCTGGTGCGCGCGGCCCCCATGGGCGGACTCGTGCAGGGCGAGGACTACTGCGCCCTGGCGATCACCTGTCTCGCTCCGGGAGTCCTGCTGCCCGTTCCGGTCTACCGCTACCGCAAGCACGCCGGCCAGATGACCGCGCAGGACTCGTACGACCAGTTGGAAGCGAGCGCGCGGGTCTTCGCCCATCGGTTCGGCACCAGCCTGCGCGCCGCATCGCTCTCGCTGCGCGATTCCGCCTCCTCCACCGCGTAGTTGAGGCTCCCCCCTTCCCTGCTCCGCTCCCTCCCCGACCACCGGAAGGCCCATGCCCACCGACCCCGCCCAGGACAGGCCGCGAGAGAAGATCCTCATCTCTCCCCGCTATCTGGCCGCCAGCCTCCCCAACGACCACCGACAGCTCCTGGACGTCTTCGCCGAGGACTCCACATGGAGCGCACACACCGACGAGTCGTCGGTGACCGTCACCAGCCCGTGCCAGCGCATCACGATCCGCCACGACCAGTCAGCCGTCGGCCAAGGCGCCCACCTGGTGATCTCAGCCCGCACCGACGAGGAAGCACCCGAGCGCTGGCGGACGGACGTCTCCGGCAACGTGCCGATCGAACTCGTCGCCCGACTCATCAGCACCCTGGCACACGAACTGGCCAGCGACCCGGATCACGTCGTCTACGGCATCGGCACCGAACACGGCCTGCTGGAGCTCTACGTCGACGCCGACGTCTGGAACTACTTCGAGGACTCCGGGCTCTCCGGATTCATCTCGCACGACGGTCACGCTGCCGTGGTCAACCGGGCCGTGGACTCGCCGACGCCACCCATCCACGGGGACGCATCCATCACCTGGCACCTGGCGGCCTCCCCGGAAGACCTCGGTCACCTGTGGGACATCTCGCTCACGGACAAGACGCCGCCCTTCCTCATGCACGCGGTCGTCGCCGAGGCCCTCGATCCCCGGCCCACCCTGCGCTCCACGACCTTTCCGGTCCCCGCGGTCGTCGCCCCCCTGGTCACCATTCAACGGGCTCCGTCGCCCTCTCCTCGCCCCTCGGCGCAGCCTCCCCACGACGGACCACCGCGCAGCCCCGAGCCCAAGCGCACCCCGAAGACCCGCTGAGCCCCGTCCCTCTCGACGAACTCGCCCGCGGGCTCGACCCACCTGGACCTTGATGCCCACCCCCTCCGCCGAGATCATCCTCACCACCAGCCACACCCTGGGCCTTGTCGCCATCACGCACGGCGAGAAGTACCCGCAGGCCAACCAGGCACTGGAAGAAGCCGGATTCAGCCGCCTGTCCAACGGTGCGTTCGTCTCCCCGCTGACCGATCCGCAGGCCGCCCGGCACACCGCCAGCGCCCTGGTGCACCACGCTCACGAGCACGGCGCCACCATCACCACCAGCAGCCGGCCCTACCTCGGCGACATCGGCACCGAGATCGCCGCCAAGCTGCCCGGCACGTGGAGCGCCGAACTGGAGATCTACTCCCACCCGCTGTGGCAGGAAGACCTCTGGCCCATGTTGTGGGAAGCCGGTGCCATCTACCGGGCCCTGGAAGAGGGCCGCATCCCGTTCGCGTCCGTGCTGAAGAACAGCACCGGCACCGGACTGCTGCTGATCGAACGCCCCGGCCACCGCAGCGGCTACCTCCTCGGCGCTCTCACCGACCGAGAGCAGGAAGACCCGCACGATGACCCCACCACGCCGCGCAGCATCGTGCTGCCCGCCGATCCCGGCCTGGCCGCACACGCGATTGCGCACACGTTCCTACCGGCCTACCGTCGCGCACTGCACAACCAGGACCTGAACACCGTCCTGAGATCGCTGGACCGCATCCGGGAAGAACACCAGACTCTCCAGGCGATCAAGGACTCCGGCCGTTACAGCGACGGTATGCCGCTCAGCGACTCGCGCCTGATCGTGGGAATGGAACGGGACTTCGCCGACCACGCCTGGCTGTCCTACCGCGAGGTTCTCGAGCACTCGCCGGTCCTGCTCGCCCGATGCCGTCCCACCGCCACCCCCTGGCCCCAGGACGCCGCAGCACTGACCCGCCTACGCGAGGCGCTCGCCAACAGCCAGGGCGCCTGGAACGAGTGGAACGACATGCGGCACGAGCTGTACTCGATCCCCCGGACGCTGCCGGCCCACGAATGGCGCCAGGTCCGCGGGCAGCTCGGTCTCGCCGTCCTGCCGGCCATCGAGACGTGGCTCGCCGACAGCGAAGCCTTCGAGCGTCAGGCCCGCGCCGCCGTACCGGGCGGGCCGGCGGCTCTGTCCGCGCCCAGCCCGCGGCTGCTCACCGCCCGGCCCACGCCACCGCCCTCGCCCCGCGCAGCAATCCGCTGACCCCGCACAGAAGGGATTCGTCTCTGTCCGACCACTTCCGCTTCGGCGCCCACCCCGACCACGGCTTCGTGGCCACCGCCACCGCGAACATCCCCGCGCACCTCGCCGACTGGTTCCTCGTCCATGAACAGTTCGAGCCCGTCCCCGACACTCCGGGCCTGTACCGGCTCACCCACCCCGAACAGGACGGCATCCGTCGTACCCGCCAGGCCGTCCTCGACCTGCGCCGACAGGGCTACGAGGTGCAGGCCGACCTCCCCCTCGACCCCGCCCGCACCGCCGGCCCGCCGCAACCGGCCGTGCGCAACGGCCTGATGGAGCGACGCAACCGCATCGCGCAGGCGGCGGCCACCCGCTCCCCGCAGCGGCCCACCGCCCCGGCACCCACGCTCCCCGAGTTTCTCCCGCAGTCCGCCGCCATACCCGTGGGCGGCCGAGCCCAGGCAGCCGGAAAGGGGCGGAGCCGATGAGCGACCCAGCGATCCGCATCACCCGTGGCCAGGGCGGCGAAGTCGAAGTTGACGGCCCGGTCGACGCCCTCGCCGCGAGCCTCCTGGCCCGGGCCGGGTTCGACACCTATCCCACACTGCGCGGGCGTATGGATCCGGCTGCCGTTCGACCTGGGCCGCCGCTGGGAGAACGAACACGCCACCTGGGCGGCGGAGATGCTCACCGCAGCCCGGTACACCGTCGACCTCGATTCAGACCTGCGTAACGCGCCGCCGTCTGCTCCCGCCGCGCCGTCGGCACCACACCGCGCGACGGCGATAACAACCCAGCCTCCGCCACCCACCA
This genomic interval from Streptomyces dengpaensis contains the following:
- a CDS encoding glycosyltransferase family 2 protein, with translation MVIATQLRPDRLAFLAAMHASLCRQSVPWEAIVALDGADPARLPAALAADARVRVLALPRPVGAACARNLALNEVRTEYVNWADDDDEFTDWAMALRLHTLEQTGVGWCAGYSQDLHEDGATTLWRCPTPPGRHEAGDVWRYWKDPADTIPLGPTTLLARTDLVRAAPMGGLVQGEDYCALAITCLAPGVLLPVPVYRYRKHAGQMTAQDSYDQLEASARVFAHRFGTSLRAASLSLRDSASSTA
- a CDS encoding DUF317 domain-containing protein, with the translated sequence MPTDPAQDRPREKILISPRYLAASLPNDHRQLLDVFAEDSTWSAHTDESSVTVTSPCQRITIRHDQSAVGQGAHLVISARTDEEAPERWRTDVSGNVPIELVARLISTLAHELASDPDHVVYGIGTEHGLLELYVDADVWNYFEDSGLSGFISHDGHAAVVNRAVDSPTPPIHGDASITWHLAASPEDLGHLWDISLTDKTPPFLMHAVVAEALDPRPTLRSTTFPVPAVVAPLVTIQRAPSPSPRPSAQPPHDGPPRSPEPKRTPKTR